The ANME-2 cluster archaeon genome includes a window with the following:
- a CDS encoding stage II sporulation protein M has translation MNQNEQYYYVERKGFTTEAKAYLTPLRPYLLVIITLFLLATAAGYVSAYFNPDIIDELMGQFGETYDWIAEESPIMIMLFIFANNTINSFIAMLLGTFFGIWPVIFILVNGYFIGVVVFSSVQEYGILVVLFAMLPHGIIELPMIFISASMGLRLGVLAFQKIFRIKEEEIRFKYELFSAIRFFVTVIVPLLFIAAIIETFITSTILYILTS, from the coding sequence ATGAACCAGAACGAACAGTACTATTATGTCGAAAGGAAAGGTTTTACCACTGAGGCAAAGGCATACCTGACACCACTGCGCCCCTACCTTCTTGTTATTATTACTTTGTTCCTGCTTGCAACGGCAGCAGGATATGTATCAGCGTACTTTAACCCTGATATCATTGACGAACTAATGGGACAATTCGGAGAAACATACGACTGGATCGCAGAAGAATCACCCATAATGATCATGCTGTTCATTTTCGCAAACAATACAATAAACAGTTTTATTGCTATGCTGCTTGGTACTTTTTTCGGCATCTGGCCCGTCATCTTCATTCTGGTCAATGGTTATTTCATTGGTGTGGTGGTTTTCAGTTCAGTACAGGAGTATGGTATACTTGTGGTACTGTTTGCCATGTTGCCACATGGTATCATTGAACTGCCCATGATATTTATCAGTGCCAGTATGGGCCTGAGACTTGGGGTTCTTGCATTTCAGAAAATATTCAGGATAAAAGAAGAAGAGATCAGGTTTAAATATGAACTGTTCAGTGCCATCAGGTTCTTTGTCACAGTGATCGTCCCGTTATTGTTCATTGCAGCTATTATCGAGACCTTTATCACGTCAACCATACTTTATATATTGACTTCCTAA
- the moaA gene encoding GTP 3',8-cyclase MoaA — MESHILIDSYGRKITSLRVSITSKCNLNCFYCHNEGQSGHEADMSVELIIRIINKAASLGVRKVKFSGGEPLVRTDFEEILARLPKLKNVSATTNGVLLSKRAEGLKAAGLDRVNISLDTLNPDTYAKICRCSSNIHQQVLDGVYAAVDAGLTPIKLNMVMLEGVNSGELNDMISFIKRFDGNVILQMIEPMDFSNDGLLMEMDIIKKELESRASSVIERKMHRRKKYMVDGVEIELVKPIDNSVFCANCNRLRVTCDGKLKPCLLRNDNLVDVSHASDSELVTLFYQAMKNREPFYKGQP; from the coding sequence ATGGAATCCCATATACTCATAGACTCATACGGCCGCAAAATAACAAGCCTGCGTGTATCAATAACAAGTAAATGCAATCTTAATTGTTTCTACTGCCACAACGAAGGGCAGAGCGGCCATGAGGCAGACATGAGTGTTGAGCTTATTATCAGGATCATCAATAAGGCAGCCAGCCTGGGTGTAAGAAAAGTGAAGTTCTCAGGAGGTGAGCCATTGGTCAGGACAGATTTCGAGGAAATACTGGCAAGGCTTCCCAAGCTTAAAAATGTTTCAGCCACAACAAACGGGGTGCTGTTATCCAAAAGAGCCGAAGGGCTAAAGGCAGCCGGACTTGACAGAGTTAATATCAGCCTTGATACACTGAACCCCGATACCTATGCTAAAATATGCCGGTGCAGCAGTAACATCCATCAGCAGGTGCTGGACGGGGTATATGCTGCAGTGGATGCAGGGTTGACCCCGATCAAGCTAAATATGGTGATGCTGGAAGGTGTCAATTCTGGTGAACTTAATGACATGATATCTTTTATAAAAAGATTCGACGGGAACGTGATCCTGCAGATGATAGAACCCATGGACTTTAGCAATGACGGATTGCTTATGGAAATGGATATTATCAAAAAAGAACTTGAATCCAGGGCATCATCCGTGATAGAGCGAAAGATGCATCGCCGGAAGAAATACATGGTGGATGGTGTAGAGATCGAACTCGTGAAGCCTATTGATAATTCAGTGTTCTGTGCCAACTGCAACCGGCTAAGGGTGACATGCGACGGTAAACTAAAACCCTGCCTGCTTAGAAATGACAACCTTGTGGATGTAAGCCATGCCAGTGACAGTGAGCTTGTAACTTTATTCTATCAAGCAATGAAAAATCGTGAACCCTTCTATAAAGGACAGCCTTAG